The following nucleotide sequence is from Austwickia chelonae.
ACGAACTGGCTGAAGCCGCAGTGATGCTCGGCGCAAGCGGATACTTCGACGACCTGTATTCCATCGGGGAGTAGCTCCGCGGGAGTCATCCGATGAACTCTCCGGAAAATCCTTGAGCTGTCAAGGTATTGGCTGAGAATGGTTCAGAGTGCAGTCACCGGGACGTCGCCCGACGTCCGCGCGGGGCTGCTGGACTCACCGCATGCGCCTTCGCACACTCTCCCTGGCCGCAGCCACTGCCTGCGCCCTCTCGATCCCGACCACCTTCGCCGCCGCTCAGGAGACGGCCCTCAGCGTCGTCCGCACCGGGCCGAACGCCTCACCGGCCGGGCACTCAGCCCCGGACGGGGCTTTCCGCGACCCCGCCACCTACGACCTGGCCATCGCCCACATCACCGACACCCAATACCTGACCCGTTGCGCCAACGGCAGCGGCATCCTGCCCTCGATCCGCGAACGCTGCCAGGACATCTACGAAGGCATGAACCAGTGGATCGTCGACAACGCCGGACACCGCAAGATCGCCTACACCGCGCACACCGGCGACCTCATCGACAGCTACACCCTGCGCACCAAAGGCCTGGCCCGCGGTGAATTCGCCCGAGCCTCCGAAGCTCAGCGCATCCTCGACGACGCCGGGATGCCCAATGGCGTCCTCCCCGGCAACCACGACAACCTCCGCGGGAAAGACGCCTCGGTCTACAACGAGTTCTTCGGCCCCGACCGCTATACCAAAGCCAGCGCCAAAGCCGCCCAACCGTACTACCAAGGACCCTGGAAACCCGGCGACAACAGCAACCACGTCGACGAATTCCACGCCGGAGGAGTCGACTTCGCCGTAGTCCACCTGGGCTACCAGGTGACTGAGGAAGAAGCGGCCTGGGCGAACCAGCAGATCGCGGCCCGCCCCGGACACAACGTGATCGTCGCGACCCACGCCTACCTGAAACCCGGCCCAGCCCCGGACGGCGAAGGCGCCGCACTCTCCACTGACGGGGCACGAGTTCGCTCCCAGGTGGTCGACCCGAACCCGAACGTCTTCCTGGTCATCTCCGGGCACGAACACGGAGTGGGCCGGAACATCCGTCAGGGCGTCGGGCCCTCCGGACGGCAGGTCGTCGAGCTGATGGCCGACTACCAGGCCTATAACGCAGGCTCCGACGGCAATGGGCACGCCGGATTCATCCGCATGCTCCAACTCGACGTACGCCACGGAGAGATGACCGTCGACACCTACTCGCCGTCGCTGAACTCCTTCCGCAGCCGCGACTACGACACGAAGCCCGGGCGTCACTACGACGGCAACGAGGACGAATTCACGGTTCCGGTGCACTTCCTGCGGCCTGTCACCGCACGCTGAACCACGAGTGGGCGCAGGCTGTCGTGTTCAAGCCTGCGCCCGCTTCGTGATCGGGCGATCGTTCCGGGAAAGCCACACGACCGACAAAGCCGCTACGACCGGGGCGAAGGTGATGGCCAGTGCCCCGTACAGCGGTGGAAACACCATGACCGTCGGTCGGATCATGCACCACGCCAGATAGGCACCCGCCCCCGCTCCGACAACGGAAGAGACACCGATCACCACGGTGAACATGACAGACGTGGTGCCCTTGGCCATCCACGGAGAGC
It contains:
- a CDS encoding metallophosphoesterase yields the protein MRLRTLSLAAATACALSIPTTFAAAQETALSVVRTGPNASPAGHSAPDGAFRDPATYDLAIAHITDTQYLTRCANGSGILPSIRERCQDIYEGMNQWIVDNAGHRKIAYTAHTGDLIDSYTLRTKGLARGEFARASEAQRILDDAGMPNGVLPGNHDNLRGKDASVYNEFFGPDRYTKASAKAAQPYYQGPWKPGDNSNHVDEFHAGGVDFAVVHLGYQVTEEEAAWANQQIAARPGHNVIVATHAYLKPGPAPDGEGAALSTDGARVRSQVVDPNPNVFLVISGHEHGVGRNIRQGVGPSGRQVVELMADYQAYNAGSDGNGHAGFIRMLQLDVRHGEMTVDTYSPSLNSFRSRDYDTKPGRHYDGNEDEFTVPVHFLRPVTAR